One Ovis aries strain OAR_USU_Benz2616 breed Rambouillet chromosome 4, ARS-UI_Ramb_v3.0, whole genome shotgun sequence DNA window includes the following coding sequences:
- the LOC106990358 gene encoding endogenous retrovirus group K member 5 Gag polyprotein-like, with product MSDQNTAKETVGNKHSRANSGPWEPFRDDKGAEENRDPSDALGPGAQGRDLCPSLPPPFEEISGAPWVGKTVRSPWEGRTYPGDPWRSSLPFTSPTQAFPVNVNPGGNRPAAWYPWEANDLKELKKAVAENGLNSPWTETILQGLAHQPCMTQDWKMLCKAVLPSNTYIKWCAFLKEECHAQAERNQAANPAIPVTFWMLSDQWSTGPQQATIPAPYKDQVWSICLAAWKKLVEGPSEPPISGITQKNKDLSTFIDRVEKSIQRKFPLGPLRDQFVRLLVWEGMNSDHKLACAGQKDRSMERWIVATKDVGTQSHQTRSISTALQAQTEALTKVMTKALSAIMASGGTTSKGPQPYMGASKESSIYTREVKFQN from the coding sequence ATGTCGGACCAaaatacagcaaaagagactGTAGGGAATAAACACTCTAGAGCGAATAGTGGGCCATGGGAGCCTTTCAGGGATGATAAAGGGGCAGAAGAGAATAGAGACCCCTCTGATGCCTTGGGACCAGGAGCCCAGGGGAGAGATCtgtgcccctccctgcctcccccatttGAGGAAATTTCGGGAGCACCTTGGGTGGGAAAGACCGTGAGGTCACCTTGGGAAGGGAGAACCTATCCCGGGGACCCTTGGAGATCCTCGCTGCCCTTTACCAGCCCGACCCAAGCCTTTCCTGTAAACGTTAACCCAGGGGGGAATAGGCCAGCAGCCTGGTACCCCTGGGAGGCCAATGATTTAAAAGAGCTCAAAAAGGCAGTGGCAGAGAATGGCCTGAACTCCCCGTGGACAGAAACTATTCTCCAGGGCCTGGCTCATCAACCTTGTATGACCCAGGACTGGAAGATGCTATGTAAGGCAGTGCTCCCCAGTAACACCTACATCAAATGGTGTGCCTTTCTCAAGGAAGAGTGTCATGCTCAGGCAGAAAGAAATCAAGCTGCCAATCCTGCTATCCCAGTGACTTTCTGGATGTTGTCAGATCAATGGAGTACAGGACCTCAACAGGCCACCATTCCTGCTCCTTATAAAGATCAAGTATGGTCCATATGTTTGGCTGCCTGGAAAAAGCTTGTGGAGGGCCCCAGTGAGCCCCCTATATCGGGCatcactcaaaaaaataaagacctcTCCACCTTCATAGATCGGGTGGAAAAGAGTATACAGAGAAAATTCCCTCTGGGGCCCCTGAGAGATCAATTTGTTAGGCTATTAGTCTGGGAAGGGATGAACTCAGACCATAAGTTGGCTTGTGCAGGACAGAAAGACCGCTCTATGGAGCGATGGATTGTAGCCACCAAAGACGTGGGGACACAGAGCCATCAGACCCGCTCTATTTCGACTGCCCTTCAGGCTCAGACTGAAGCCCTTACCAAGGTGATGACCAAGGCCCTCTCTGCTATCATGGCCTCTGGGGGGACCACATCCAAGGGACCCCAGCCCTATATGGGTGCCAGCAAGGAATCTTCAATTTACACAAGAGAGGTCAAATTTCAAAACTGA